A window from Triticum aestivum cultivar Chinese Spring chromosome 6D, IWGSC CS RefSeq v2.1, whole genome shotgun sequence encodes these proteins:
- the LOC123143639 gene encoding non-specific lipid-transfer protein C6 — protein MASSNKVCAAALLLLLATVVATETDAAKDIIASEPTVTPWPAEVDVSATCMGSLLALSPCLPFFRDAGTSEAPAGCCEGLGGIVQDQPACLCHIFNRTLERAIGVDIPVDRALGLLSNVCGLTPPEDLMTSCDGVAVPPLYMCPAPSA, from the coding sequence ATGGCGTCGTCCAACAAGGTCTGCGCCGCGGCCCTCCTCCTGCTGCTGGCCACCGTCGTCGCCACGGAGACCGACGCGGCGAAGGACATCATCGCGTCGGAGCCCACCGTCACCCCGTGGCCGGCGGAGGTGGACGTGTCGGCGACGTGCATGGGGTCGCTGCTGGCGCTGAGCCCGTGCCTGCCCTTCTTCAGGGACGCGGGCACGTCGGAGGCGCCGGCGGGGTGCTGCGAGGGCCTGGGCGGCATCGTCCAAGACCAGCCGGCGTGCCTGTGCCACATCTTCAACCGCACCCTGGAGCGGGCCATCGGCGTCGACATCCCCGTCGACCGCGCGCTCGGCCTCCTCAGCAACGTCTGCGGCCTCACACCGCCGGAGGACCTCATGACCAGCTGCGACGGCGTCGCCGTGCCGCCGCTGTACATGTGCCCGGCGCCGTCGGCCTGA
- the LOC123143637 gene encoding zinc transporter 2 isoform X2 — translation MAMAPATSPRHLLLLLFLWLCAAASTAWAHGGGGDADSGDADGGGEAKPDLRARGLVATKLWCLALVFAGTLAGGVSPYFMRWNEAFLALGTQFAGGVFLSTAMMHFLSDANETFGDLLPHSEYPFAFMLACAGYVLTMLAECAISSVVARGRTAPAAAAAPATSAGELEEGKLSSTNGNGSDQQAADAHGPSATGHSTASMLRNASTLGDSILLIAALCFHSVFEGIAIGVAETKADAWKALWTISLHKVFAAVAMGIALLRMLPNRPLLSCFAYAFAFAVSSPIGVAVGIAIDATTQGAVADWIFAVSMGLATGIFIYVSVNHLLSKGYKPQRPVAADTPLGRWLAVVLGVGVIAVVMIWDT, via the exons ATGGCCATGGCCCCGGCCACCAGcccccgccacctcctcctcctcctgttcctCTGGCTCTGCGCGGCCGCCAGCACGGCCTGGGCGCATGGAGGCGGCGGGGACGCCGACTCCGGAgacgcggacggcggcggcgaggcgaagccGGACCTGCGGGCGCGGGGGCTGGTGGCGACGAAGCTGTGGTGCCTGGCGCTGGTGTTCGCGGGCACGCTGGCGGGGGGCGTGTCGCCCTACTTCATGCGGTGGAACGAGGCGTTCCTGGCGCTGGGCACGCAGTTCGCCGGCGGGGTCTTCCTCAGCACCGCCATGATGCACTTCCTCAGCGACGCCAACGAGACCTTCGGGGACCTCCTCCCCCACAGCGAGTACCCGTTCGCCTTCATGCTCGCCTGCGCCGGCTACGTCCTCACCATGCTCGCCGAGTGCGCCATCTCCTCCGTCGTCGCGCGCGGCCgcaccgcgcccgccgccgccgccgccccggcaacAAGCGCAG GGGAGCTGGAGGAGGGCAAGCTGAGCAGCACGAATGGCAACGGCTCGGATCAACAAGCAGCT GACGCGCACGGGCCGTCGGCGACGGGCCACTCGACGGCGTCGATGCTGCGGAACGCCAGCACCCTCGGCGACAGCATACTGCTCATCGCAGCGCTCTGCTTCCACTCCGTCTTCGAGGGCATCGCCATCGGAGTCGCCG AGACGAAGGCGGACGCGTGGAAGGCGCTGTGGACGATCAGCCTGCACAAGGTGTTCGCGGCGGTGGCCATGGGCATCGCGCTGCTCCGGATGCTGCCCAACCGGCCGCTGCTCTCCTGCTTCGCCTacgccttcgccttcgccgtctccAGCCCCATCGGCGTCGCCGTCGGcatcgccatcgacgccaccacgcaGGGCGCCGTGGCCGACTGGATCTTCGCCGTCTCCATGGGCCTCGCCACCGGCATCTTCATCTACGTCTCCGTCAACCACCTCCTCTCCAAGGGGTACAAGCCCCAGCGGCCCGTCGCCGCCGACACGCCCCTCGGCCGCTGGCTCGCCGTCGTGCTCGGCGTCGGGGTCATCGCCGTCGTCATGATATGGGACACCTGA
- the LOC123143637 gene encoding zinc transporter 2 isoform X1 produces MAMAPATSPRHLLLLLFLWLCAAASTAWAHGGGGDADSGDADGGGEAKPDLRARGLVATKLWCLALVFAGTLAGGVSPYFMRWNEAFLALGTQFAGGVFLSTAMMHFLSDANETFGDLLPHSEYPFAFMLACAGYVLTMLAECAISSVVARGRTAPAAAAAPATSAGELEEGKLSSTNGNGSDQQAAEQDAHGPSATGHSTASMLRNASTLGDSILLIAALCFHSVFEGIAIGVAETKADAWKALWTISLHKVFAAVAMGIALLRMLPNRPLLSCFAYAFAFAVSSPIGVAVGIAIDATTQGAVADWIFAVSMGLATGIFIYVSVNHLLSKGYKPQRPVAADTPLGRWLAVVLGVGVIAVVMIWDT; encoded by the exons ATGGCCATGGCCCCGGCCACCAGcccccgccacctcctcctcctcctgttcctCTGGCTCTGCGCGGCCGCCAGCACGGCCTGGGCGCATGGAGGCGGCGGGGACGCCGACTCCGGAgacgcggacggcggcggcgaggcgaagccGGACCTGCGGGCGCGGGGGCTGGTGGCGACGAAGCTGTGGTGCCTGGCGCTGGTGTTCGCGGGCACGCTGGCGGGGGGCGTGTCGCCCTACTTCATGCGGTGGAACGAGGCGTTCCTGGCGCTGGGCACGCAGTTCGCCGGCGGGGTCTTCCTCAGCACCGCCATGATGCACTTCCTCAGCGACGCCAACGAGACCTTCGGGGACCTCCTCCCCCACAGCGAGTACCCGTTCGCCTTCATGCTCGCCTGCGCCGGCTACGTCCTCACCATGCTCGCCGAGTGCGCCATCTCCTCCGTCGTCGCGCGCGGCCgcaccgcgcccgccgccgccgccgccccggcaacAAGCGCAG GGGAGCTGGAGGAGGGCAAGCTGAGCAGCACGAATGGCAACGGCTCGGATCAACAAGCAGCT GAGCAGGACGCGCACGGGCCGTCGGCGACGGGCCACTCGACGGCGTCGATGCTGCGGAACGCCAGCACCCTCGGCGACAGCATACTGCTCATCGCAGCGCTCTGCTTCCACTCCGTCTTCGAGGGCATCGCCATCGGAGTCGCCG AGACGAAGGCGGACGCGTGGAAGGCGCTGTGGACGATCAGCCTGCACAAGGTGTTCGCGGCGGTGGCCATGGGCATCGCGCTGCTCCGGATGCTGCCCAACCGGCCGCTGCTCTCCTGCTTCGCCTacgccttcgccttcgccgtctccAGCCCCATCGGCGTCGCCGTCGGcatcgccatcgacgccaccacgcaGGGCGCCGTGGCCGACTGGATCTTCGCCGTCTCCATGGGCCTCGCCACCGGCATCTTCATCTACGTCTCCGTCAACCACCTCCTCTCCAAGGGGTACAAGCCCCAGCGGCCCGTCGCCGCCGACACGCCCCTCGGCCGCTGGCTCGCCGTCGTGCTCGGCGTCGGGGTCATCGCCGTCGTCATGATATGGGACACCTGA
- the LOC123143640 gene encoding histone H3.2, producing MARTKQTARKSTGGKAPRKQLATKAARKSAPATGGVKKPHRFRPGTVALREIRKYQKSTELLIRKLPFQRLVREIAQDFKTDLRFQSSAVSALQEAAEAYLVGLFEDTNLCAIHAKRVTIMPKDIQLARRIRGERA from the coding sequence ATGGCCCGCACCAAGCAGACGGCGAGGAAGTCCACCGGCGGCAAGGCGCCGAGGAAGCAGCTGGCGACCAAGGCCGCCCGCAAGTCCGCCCCGGCCACCGGCGGCGTGAAGAAGCCCCACCGCTTCCGCCCCGGCACCGTCGCTCTCCGGGAGATCCGCAAGTACCAGAAGAGCACCGAGCTGCTCATCCGCAAGCTGCCCTTCCAGCGGCTGGTGAGGGAGATCGCGCAGGACTTCAAGACCGATCTCCGCTTCCAGAGCTCCGCCGTCTCCGCGCTTCAGGAGGCCGCCGAGGCCTACCTCGTGGGCCTCTTCGAGGACACCAACCTCTGCGCCATCCACGCCAAGCGCGTCACcatcatgcccaaggacatccaGCTCGCCCGCCGCATCCGTGGCGAGAGGGCCTAG